The following nucleotide sequence is from Gadus macrocephalus chromosome 18, ASM3116895v1.
TAGTCCTCCACCTTCAGATAGCGTACGTGCTGGATCTTGCTGAAGACGCGGTGCAACTCGCAGTCGCACGTCCAGGGGTTGAGGGCCAGCTGGaggtaggtggaggaggaggcgcgcAGCCCCAGGAACACTCTGAAGTGGACGTGCTCCAGCCGGTTGCCCCTCAGCCCCAGTAGGTTGAGGCTGCGCAGCGGGGCCAGCGCCTCGCTCTCGATCAGGGAGATGTTGTTGTGGCCGAGGTGCAGCACCTCCAGCCTCTGCTGCCGGGTGAGCAGGTGGTCCTCCAGGGTGTCCAGCTTGTTCCCCTCCAGGTTGAGGTACCGGAGGTGGCCCAGGGCGttcaacagcccggcatccatGGTCCGGAGGGCGTTGTGGCTGAGGTCCAGCTTCCTGAGGTTCTCGAGCTTGTCCATGGCTGGGGGGGACAGGTGCTGCAGGAGGTTGTGGCGCAGACGCAGCTCCAGGAGGGAGCCCAGGCTCTGGGAGAAGTCCCCGGGGAGCTGTTGCAGTCGGTTGAAACTCAGGTCCAGGATCTCCAGAAATTGCAGGGATGATAGAGACTGAAAATGGCGACACACACGTTACGTAACATGCAAATACATGACTTCATAAACATCGGCTTGTGGTTGGAGTTGACGTGCAGATGGGCATGTAGGTCAAGGATTGCTTAGGATAAATTAGGAAAAAAGTAAAAGAATGCTTAATACTGCTGTACACATTAGAGCTTTGTGTAGAGGGCTATTTGAAAATCTAGGTTattaatttttaatttaatttcccaTCTTTTTTTtgatgtatttgtatttattttacctGGGGTTCCAATGCTTCGATGCTGTTGTTGGACAGCAGGAGGATTCTGAGTGACCACAGTCCGATGAAAGCGTTGCTCTGTACCTCCGTCAGCCGGTTTCTGCTGAAGTCCAGCAGCCACGTCCCCTCTGGGACATCCTGGGCGATGCGGGTCAGCTCTCTTGACTGGCAGTCAACCAGATCAGAGGAGTGGAAGCAGCGGCAGCGATCAGGACACGATGTGGAGCCCAAGATGGAGATGAAAAGCAGGGGCAGTAGCTTAACCGCTGCACACAACATCGCGTTTATGccgaatgtttttgttttttttaacgaaAATACTATGTTCAGGGCTGGTAGAAAAAATGACAGCAAACCATCGCTGAACTGTGTTCAAGTAGAATATAGGTTGATGTTTTGTTCCAGATAAATAGTTGATTCCGACGAGAAGAGAAGGTTGCTCTCTCTCGGGAAATGTTCGGGGTGAGACGAGTGAATATTTCTGATAAAGAGGGATTAAAGGCTTAACCAAATCATCACAAAGCATCAGT
It contains:
- the LOC132446927 gene encoding insulin-like growth factor-binding protein complex acid labile subunit, which translates into the protein MLCAAVKLLPLLFISILGSTSCPDRCRCFHSSDLVDCQSRELTRIAQDVPEGTWLLDFSRNRLTEVQSNAFIGLWSLRILLLSNNSIEALEPQSLSSLQFLEILDLSFNRLQQLPGDFSQSLGSLLELRLRHNLLQHLSPPAMDKLENLRKLDLSHNALRTMDAGLLNALGHLRYLNLEGNKLDTLEDHLLTRQQRLEVLHLGHNNISLIESEALAPLRSLNLLGLRGNRLEHVHFRVFLGLRASSSTYLQLALNPWTCDCELHRVFSKIQHVRYLKVEDYKEIVCEGPGPLAGASLALMDSQLCVAETSAVLVITITVVMAVICALVKAKRNSSSKQSVSDSDAQALEK